A region from the Sulfitobacter indolifex genome encodes:
- a CDS encoding Ldh family oxidoreductase has translation MSDATLSHDELNGIVIRIFEGAGLSPLNASALARVIVAGEGDACKSHGIYRIEGCLRTIKAGKVVPDAVPQVVQDESAVVRVNAGGGFSNAAFDAGAPVLAERCRATGIAAMVINDCTHFAALWPEIEALTDMGLAAMAMCPSYASVAPSGGTDPLMGTNPFAFGWPRLGDDPYVFDFATSVAARGEIELHRRAGTPLPEGWAIAPDGTPTTDPEAALAGAMLPFGGHKGSAISTMIELLAGVMIGDLTSPEARDALGSLSLAPAHGELIIAFDPVKFAADRPGDPFARAETLFSAILSQGARLPSQRRFKARAETRANGIPLTDAEMSGLKHLLAQGLDAV, from the coding sequence ATGAGCGATGCAACCCTGTCCCACGACGAACTTAATGGAATTGTCATCCGGATTTTCGAAGGAGCGGGTTTATCGCCGCTTAACGCGTCTGCCTTGGCGCGGGTGATCGTGGCAGGCGAAGGCGATGCTTGCAAATCCCATGGCATCTACCGGATCGAAGGGTGCCTGCGCACGATCAAGGCGGGCAAGGTGGTCCCCGATGCTGTGCCTCAGGTGGTGCAAGACGAAAGCGCCGTCGTGCGGGTAAACGCGGGCGGCGGTTTCTCCAACGCTGCTTTTGACGCGGGCGCGCCGGTGCTGGCCGAACGTTGCCGCGCCACCGGGATTGCCGCGATGGTGATCAACGATTGCACCCATTTCGCCGCCCTCTGGCCCGAGATCGAGGCCCTGACGGACATGGGCCTTGCCGCCATGGCCATGTGTCCCAGCTATGCCAGCGTTGCCCCTTCGGGCGGTACCGATCCGCTAATGGGGACGAACCCCTTCGCATTCGGCTGGCCGCGTTTGGGCGACGATCCTTACGTCTTTGACTTTGCCACCAGCGTCGCCGCGCGTGGAGAGATCGAACTGCACCGCCGCGCGGGCACACCCCTGCCCGAAGGCTGGGCCATTGCCCCCGACGGCACGCCGACCACTGACCCCGAAGCTGCCCTTGCCGGGGCGATGCTGCCGTTCGGCGGTCACAAAGGCTCGGCCATTTCGACCATGATTGAACTGCTCGCGGGGGTGATGATCGGTGATCTGACCAGCCCGGAGGCACGCGACGCCTTAGGCTCACTTTCTCTTGCGCCTGCACATGGCGAGCTGATCATCGCATTCGATCCGGTGAAGTTTGCCGCTGACCGCCCCGGAGATCCTTTTGCCCGGGCCGAAACGCTCTTTTCCGCCATTCTCAGCCAAGGCGCGCGCCTGCCCTCGCAACGTCGCTTCAAAGCGCGGGCAGAGACGCGCGCCAATGGTATTCCATTGACTGACGCAGAAATGAGCGGGCTAAAGCACCTGCTGGCCCAAGGGCTTGATGCAGTATAA
- a CDS encoding aldehyde dehydrogenase (NADP(+)), which yields MAFTPHGKHLIAGEWIATDARFSSSPAHGNAHEFSVGTVELVDQACEAAEAAFWDYGYSSRAARGKFLNAIADEIDARGAQITEIGSQESGLPEARLEGERGRTVGQLRLFAAHIEKGEYLDRRFDAAMPERQPAPRPAITMVQRPIGPVAVFGASNFPLAFSVAGGDTAAALAAGCPVVVKGHSAHPGTGEIVAEAIHAAVESCGMPCGVFSLIQGGNRAVGQAVVQHPLIKAVGFTGSLAGGRALFDLCAARPEPIPFFGELGSVNPMFMLPAAIDARGEELGKGWAASLTMGAGQFCTNPGIAVVIDGAGADSFVNSAAASLEGMPEQVMLTDGIAQAYCAGRDKFNAEQSLRQVHVAESTGRNAAPALFETTGAEFKANLALHEEVFGPLGLVVRVASLEEMRALAAELDGQLTITLHMDDADVDAARTLMPVLERKAGRVLANGFPTGVEVVDSMVHGGPYPASTNFGATSVGTLSIRRFLRPVSYQNLPEALLPEDAVE from the coding sequence ATGGCCTTTACCCCCCATGGCAAACACCTGATCGCCGGCGAATGGATCGCAACCGACGCGCGCTTTAGCTCCAGCCCCGCCCATGGAAACGCACATGAATTTTCGGTTGGCACAGTGGAACTTGTCGACCAAGCTTGCGAAGCCGCCGAAGCGGCGTTTTGGGATTATGGCTATTCCAGCCGGGCTGCTCGCGGGAAATTTCTGAACGCCATCGCCGATGAGATCGACGCACGCGGGGCACAGATCACCGAGATCGGCAGCCAAGAAAGCGGCCTGCCCGAAGCGCGCCTAGAGGGGGAGCGGGGCCGGACCGTTGGCCAACTGCGCCTCTTCGCCGCGCATATCGAAAAGGGCGAATACCTCGACCGCCGGTTTGATGCAGCGATGCCCGAGCGTCAGCCCGCGCCGCGCCCCGCGATCACCATGGTGCAACGCCCCATCGGCCCGGTCGCTGTCTTTGGCGCATCGAACTTCCCGCTGGCCTTCTCGGTCGCGGGTGGTGACACGGCGGCGGCGCTGGCGGCAGGCTGTCCCGTTGTGGTGAAAGGTCACTCCGCGCATCCCGGCACTGGTGAGATCGTGGCCGAAGCGATCCATGCGGCGGTTGAAAGCTGCGGCATGCCGTGCGGTGTGTTTTCGTTGATCCAAGGCGGCAACCGCGCCGTTGGTCAAGCCGTCGTGCAGCATCCGCTGATCAAAGCCGTGGGCTTTACAGGCTCTCTTGCCGGGGGCCGGGCGCTCTTTGATCTTTGCGCCGCGCGGCCAGAGCCGATCCCGTTCTTTGGGGAGTTGGGGTCGGTCAATCCGATGTTCATGCTGCCCGCCGCGATAGACGCACGGGGCGAAGAGCTGGGCAAAGGTTGGGCCGCGTCCCTGACCATGGGTGCGGGGCAGTTCTGCACCAATCCGGGCATTGCGGTGGTGATCGACGGTGCGGGCGCCGACAGTTTCGTGAATAGTGCTGCCGCCTCGTTGGAGGGTATGCCCGAGCAGGTCATGCTGACCGACGGCATCGCACAGGCCTATTGCGCGGGCCGCGACAAGTTCAATGCCGAGCAAAGCCTGCGCCAAGTGCATGTGGCCGAGAGCACAGGCCGCAACGCCGCCCCGGCGCTGTTCGAAACCACGGGCGCAGAGTTCAAAGCCAACCTGGCGCTGCATGAAGAAGTCTTTGGCCCGCTCGGACTGGTGGTGCGGGTTGCCTCGTTGGAAGAGATGCGTGCCCTCGCGGCTGAATTGGACGGTCAGCTGACGATCACGCTGCACATGGACGACGCCGATGTTGACGCTGCGCGTACCTTGATGCCGGTGCTAGAGCGCAAGGCTGGTCGCGTTTTGGCAAACGGTTTCCCGACGGGCGTCGAAGTGGTGGATTCCATGGTGCACGGCGGGCCATACCCTGCCAGCACCAACTTCGGCGCGACCAGTGTCGGCACCCTGTCGATCCGGCGTTTCTTGCGTCCGGTTTCCTATCAGAACCTGCCTGAAGCCCTCCTGCCCGAAGACGCGGTGGAATAA
- a CDS encoding glucan biosynthesis protein: protein MPLRSHAQEVAAASFTFDNLVNEMRELAQSRYAAAEPVEGFLADLDYDAYQRIRFRPEQARWQEKGVGFRVQAFHPGWLFKEAVKINEVQGDSVAPMGFTTADFEYDDDALAKSIPPNAEMPGVAGFRLHTPINRADIFDELIVFQGASYFRALGKDTLYGLSARGLAVNTGLPEGEEFPRFSEVWLRRPEPGDTTVMIYAALDSPSVTGAYQLAVTPGETTSVDVTMRLFLRKDIKQLGIAPLTSMFLHNGADKGAFDDFRPSVHDSEALVLNAGKDATLCRPLNNPPRLASSYFGAENPRSFGLVQRNRDFEHYLDAQAHYERRPSLMIEPMGDWGKGTVRLVEIPSDLEGNDNIVAYWIPEGETRAGDELAYSYRMHWGINPPGATPKTLGRVVRLRSGHGGVAGVKADTETRKFVIDFAGGQLSDMPSDAKLEPVASAQNGEIVEAILSRVAGRNEWRLVLELRAEPDAIVEIKAVLSGYDRNLTETWVYQWINA from the coding sequence ATGCCCCTACGCAGTCACGCGCAGGAGGTTGCTGCAGCGTCCTTCACCTTCGATAATCTTGTAAACGAGATGCGTGAGCTGGCGCAGTCGCGCTATGCGGCCGCTGAGCCTGTCGAGGGGTTCCTCGCAGACCTTGATTACGACGCTTACCAGCGCATTCGCTTCCGCCCTGAACAGGCCCGTTGGCAGGAAAAAGGCGTTGGCTTTAGGGTGCAGGCTTTCCATCCCGGCTGGCTGTTCAAAGAGGCGGTTAAAATCAATGAAGTCCAAGGCGACAGTGTTGCGCCTATGGGCTTTACCACGGCTGATTTTGAATATGACGACGATGCCTTGGCCAAGTCGATCCCGCCCAATGCCGAAATGCCAGGCGTTGCTGGTTTCCGTCTTCACACTCCGATTAACCGCGCCGATATCTTTGATGAGTTGATCGTATTTCAAGGTGCCAGCTATTTCCGCGCACTTGGGAAAGACACGCTCTATGGTCTGAGCGCACGCGGGCTTGCAGTGAACACCGGACTGCCCGAAGGCGAAGAATTCCCCCGGTTTAGCGAAGTTTGGCTGCGCCGTCCGGAACCCGGCGATACCACCGTGATGATCTACGCCGCTCTCGATAGCCCGTCTGTGACCGGTGCGTATCAGTTGGCCGTCACACCGGGAGAGACGACTTCGGTCGACGTGACGATGCGTCTTTTTCTGCGCAAAGACATCAAGCAACTCGGCATCGCGCCACTCACCTCGATGTTCTTACATAATGGTGCGGACAAAGGGGCATTTGACGATTTCCGCCCCTCGGTCCATGACAGCGAAGCTTTGGTGCTGAATGCGGGCAAAGACGCGACCCTCTGCCGACCGCTCAACAACCCACCGCGCCTTGCCAGCTCCTATTTCGGAGCCGAGAACCCACGCTCTTTCGGACTGGTTCAGCGCAACCGGGATTTTGAACATTACCTCGATGCACAGGCCCATTACGAGCGCCGACCGTCGCTGATGATTGAGCCGATGGGCGATTGGGGCAAGGGCACGGTTCGACTGGTTGAGATACCGTCGGATCTGGAAGGCAACGACAATATCGTCGCCTATTGGATCCCCGAAGGCGAAACACGCGCCGGGGATGAATTGGCCTATAGCTACCGTATGCACTGGGGGATCAACCCGCCGGGCGCGACACCGAAAACCCTTGGTCGTGTGGTAAGGCTGCGCTCGGGCCATGGCGGGGTTGCGGGTGTTAAGGCAGATACCGAAACGCGCAAATTCGTCATCGACTTTGCCGGGGGTCAGCTCAGCGATATGCCGAGCGACGCGAAATTGGAACCGGTTGCAAGCGCGCAGAACGGTGAAATTGTTGAGGCAATCCTAAGCCGGGTCGCCGGCAGAAATGAATGGCGGCTTGTACTGGAATTGCGCGCAGAGCCCGACGCCATCGTCGAGATCAAGGCAGTTCTATCGGGATATGACCGCAATCTTACAGAGACATGGGTGTACCAATGGATCAACGCGTAA
- a CDS encoding 2OG-Fe(II) oxygenase — protein sequence MLALHAMPAAFSKSECEAIIKRISDVPTDEALLVGRNRDHNLRKSQLVWTDEVEGMEWVMERLIDLVRTANRAHFEFDLTEFAESPQVAIYKASDSGHFVWHSDIGSGPAAGKRKLTLVLQLSDGDSYQGGDLEVMPGAHTLSANRTQGCVSIFPSFTLHQVTPVTHGTRYSMTVWAHGPAFR from the coding sequence ATGCTTGCACTACACGCAATGCCGGCTGCATTCAGCAAAAGCGAATGCGAGGCCATCATCAAACGGATCTCTGACGTGCCCACAGACGAAGCGTTGTTGGTGGGCCGCAACCGGGATCACAACCTGCGCAAATCCCAGCTCGTTTGGACTGACGAAGTGGAAGGCATGGAATGGGTGATGGAGCGCCTGATCGATCTGGTGCGCACAGCCAACCGCGCGCATTTTGAGTTCGATCTGACCGAATTTGCAGAAAGCCCACAGGTCGCGATCTACAAGGCGTCAGACAGCGGGCATTTCGTCTGGCATTCCGACATCGGAAGCGGCCCCGCGGCGGGAAAACGCAAGCTGACGCTCGTGCTCCAATTGAGCGATGGCGACAGCTATCAGGGTGGTGATCTGGAAGTTATGCCGGGTGCGCATACGCTAAGTGCCAATCGCACACAGGGCTGCGTGAGTATCTTCCCAAGTTTCACGCTGCATCAGGTCACACCTGTCACACACGGCACCCGCTATTCGATGACCGTTTGGGCGCACGGGCCCGCGTTTCGGTAA